A genomic stretch from Actinomycetota bacterium includes:
- a CDS encoding PEP/pyruvate-binding domain-containing protein: MLLPLTAYVPEEMGPKAAMLARLASSGLPVPEGFVVPASVYLTHVRGSGLLTFIESRLRELGSSRTGMLAAPAVDSVLAEVRRAIIAEPLDAALATDISELHAAMRKLPVAVRSSSLAEDLASHSFAGQHGTYFATSTNETLERVKHCWASLWSISAFQYRVRAGIAHENAAMAVIVQRLVPAEAAGVAFTADPVSGARRVIVESCVGLGEGVVSGKVTPDRHIFSLPDLELLDRSVTRKDIEVAVTEDERSREHFVTSSRAERPAIHDATALAVARMSLRAEKVIGTSADVEWAYETGQLWVLQARPITTIDVSSTEASPGDDSASRTVWSNLNTGEILPDVITPMTWSVIYRFVQELFDGLFGDLGVRIDARRVIGLVAGRAYFNLSLISRSFRALPFASTMDAERLLGGMQSYIELPPDALSGNTDEVLTSRWRLVVGVPRLMLWAWRFRPRRARRFTVRLRQTAHKAIDEVSSGIDEANATALADGLVGGLETISGMLGFAGMAMVQFSSLSSACRRWLDDTTGSTANGLLAGQGGLASAEAGRSMWDLGAYSRVHPTVEDILADAESWSAAREMLEASGTKGSESATIFLGMWDEFMNRHGHHSRGEFEFANPRWRDRPDYVLTTVLGYLEDMQMLDPRRDQQHRAEEARALESSCARRIRNPMKRAAFARLTKSAREGAATRENVKSEGVRYIYAIRITLLALGARLAERGVVGRADDIWFLRWDEVEQVRTGEIDARPIIARRRAEDARNRSVTPPPVVIGEWDAGEKDLLRVDSDGEFTGLGVARGTARGPARVIRDAADDQRVLPGEILVAPYADPGWAPLFLTAAGIVVDMGGLLSHGSIIAREYGIPTVVNVGPATHFIRTGDIVEVDGDAGIVRVVEPA, translated from the coding sequence CCATGCTGGCCCGGCTTGCCTCGTCGGGACTGCCCGTACCCGAGGGATTCGTCGTCCCCGCCTCGGTCTACCTCACTCACGTGCGCGGTTCCGGGCTTCTCACCTTCATCGAGTCACGTCTTCGCGAGCTCGGCTCCTCTCGCACGGGAATGCTGGCCGCACCTGCGGTTGACAGCGTGCTTGCCGAGGTGCGACGGGCCATCATCGCCGAACCCCTCGATGCCGCCCTCGCCACCGACATATCCGAGTTGCATGCCGCGATGCGAAAGCTCCCGGTCGCCGTACGCTCATCTTCACTCGCCGAGGACCTCGCGTCGCACTCCTTCGCCGGACAGCACGGAACGTACTTCGCAACCTCCACGAATGAGACATTGGAGCGCGTGAAACACTGCTGGGCGTCCCTGTGGTCCATATCTGCCTTCCAGTACCGCGTGCGTGCAGGCATCGCGCACGAGAACGCCGCGATGGCCGTCATAGTGCAGCGGCTTGTTCCGGCCGAAGCTGCCGGAGTCGCTTTCACCGCCGATCCGGTCAGCGGCGCGCGACGCGTGATCGTCGAATCCTGCGTCGGTCTCGGGGAGGGTGTCGTCTCGGGCAAAGTGACACCAGACCGCCACATCTTCTCCCTTCCGGACCTCGAGCTCCTAGACCGCTCGGTGACACGAAAGGACATCGAGGTCGCAGTCACAGAGGATGAACGCTCCCGGGAGCACTTCGTGACCTCCTCACGTGCCGAACGACCCGCCATCCACGACGCCACGGCCCTAGCCGTGGCGCGGATGTCACTTCGCGCCGAGAAGGTCATCGGCACGTCGGCTGATGTCGAGTGGGCGTACGAGACCGGACAGCTGTGGGTACTCCAGGCCAGACCGATCACGACGATCGACGTTTCCTCCACTGAAGCTTCCCCGGGGGACGATAGCGCCAGCAGGACTGTGTGGTCCAACCTCAACACCGGTGAGATCTTGCCGGACGTGATTACGCCGATGACGTGGTCGGTGATCTACCGATTCGTACAGGAGCTGTTCGACGGGCTCTTTGGAGACCTCGGGGTGCGAATCGACGCACGACGAGTCATCGGGCTCGTCGCCGGGAGAGCCTACTTCAACCTATCGCTCATCAGCCGCAGCTTCCGGGCGCTCCCGTTTGCGTCGACGATGGATGCCGAGAGACTCCTCGGCGGAATGCAGTCCTACATAGAGCTGCCACCTGACGCCCTGTCCGGGAACACGGACGAGGTTCTGACCTCAAGATGGCGTCTTGTGGTTGGCGTGCCGCGCCTGATGCTGTGGGCATGGCGGTTCAGACCCCGCAGGGCCCGTCGCTTCACAGTCCGGCTGAGGCAGACGGCCCACAAGGCGATTGACGAGGTCTCGTCCGGAATCGATGAGGCGAACGCGACCGCTCTCGCGGACGGACTCGTCGGCGGCCTGGAGACGATTTCCGGTATGCTCGGATTCGCAGGCATGGCGATGGTCCAGTTCTCGAGCCTGTCCTCCGCGTGCAGGCGGTGGCTTGACGACACGACGGGTTCGACAGCGAACGGATTGCTGGCTGGCCAAGGCGGCCTTGCCTCTGCGGAGGCGGGACGATCGATGTGGGACCTCGGCGCCTATTCCCGCGTGCACCCGACGGTCGAGGACATCCTTGCGGACGCGGAGTCCTGGAGTGCGGCACGGGAGATGCTCGAGGCTTCGGGCACCAAGGGTTCGGAGTCAGCAACCATCTTCCTTGGCATGTGGGACGAGTTCATGAACCGGCATGGTCACCATTCCCGCGGCGAGTTCGAGTTCGCAAACCCTCGTTGGCGTGACCGCCCCGACTACGTCTTGACCACTGTCCTCGGCTACCTGGAAGACATGCAGATGCTCGACCCGCGCCGCGACCAGCAGCATCGTGCCGAGGAGGCTCGGGCGCTCGAGAGCTCTTGCGCCCGGCGCATCCGCAATCCGATGAAACGCGCGGCGTTCGCCCGACTCACGAAGTCGGCACGGGAAGGCGCGGCAACGCGTGAGAACGTCAAGAGCGAGGGCGTTCGATACATCTACGCGATTCGCATCACGCTGCTCGCCCTCGGAGCGCGACTGGCCGAACGAGGTGTTGTCGGACGCGCCGACGACATCTGGTTCCTGCGATGGGACGAGGTCGAGCAGGTGCGCACTGGCGAGATCGACGCGCGACCGATCATTGCACGGCGCAGGGCCGAGGACGCGCGCAACCGGTCGGTCACGCCGCCCCCCGTCGTCATCGGCGAATGGGACGCGGGCGAGAAGGACCTGTTGCGTGTAGACAGCGACGGCGAGTTCACGGGTCTGGGCGTCGCACGCGGCACGGCTCGCGGACCCGCGCGCGTCATCCGGGACGCAGCCGATGACCAGCGCGTCTTGCCCGGCGAGATCTTGGTCGCCCCGTACGCCGACCCGGGCTGGGCGCCGTTGTTCCTGACTGCCGCCGGAATCGTGGTGGACATGGGCGGGCTCCTCTCACACGGGTCGATCATCGCCCGCGAATACGGCATCCCCACCGTCGTCAACGTCGGTCCTGCGACACACTTCATCCGGACCGGTGACATCGTCGAAGTCGACGGGGACGCGGGCATCGTCCGCGTCGTAGAGCCAGCGTAG